In Perca fluviatilis chromosome 3, GENO_Pfluv_1.0, whole genome shotgun sequence, the following proteins share a genomic window:
- the vegfd gene encoding vascular endothelial growth factor D isoform X1 — MMTMKRTLCRISCLVTLVVELSWINVGHSMHREGGSRVMKQWERKVRSASSLDELLMLADFPDWKLWKCRLRLQQPETLSSPPSVGSHRSTRYAAESYSLEILKAIDEEWQRTQCMPRETCIDVAKELGTDPSMFFKPPCVSVHRCSGCCNQEGVTCRNTTTVYVNKTVLSVIPFNFVPEPVLIKVANHTECRCMEPAIIRRNAQPHRSSSCSPMGQLSEAQDSRRLCASGFIWDCSTDRCIPYPSSTPEFPLSSWMPDCEIDVERCDCLPRPGPTLEPRPIQRCHLNSSICAHRHQRFDQASCRCKWPN, encoded by the exons ATGATGACGATGAAGCGGACTCTGTGCAGAATCTCCTGCTTGGTGACTCTGGTGGTGGAGCTGAGCTGGATAAACGTGGGCCACAGCATgcacagagagggaggaagcAGG GTAATGAAGCAGTGGGAGAGGAAGGTGCGGTCAGCCTCCAGCTTAGATGAGCTGCTGATGCTTGCAGACTTTCCTGATTGGAAGTTGTGGAAGTGTCGCCTGAGACTGCAGCAGCCAGAGACCCTCTCTTCTCCACCTTCAGTTGGCTCACACCGCTCTACACGCTACGCTGCCGAATCTTACAGCCTGGAGATTCTTAAAG CCATAGATGAAGAATGGCAGCGCACTCAGTGCATGCCAAGGGAAACGTGTATCGACGTGGCCAAGGAGCTGGGCACCGACCCCTCAATGTTCTTCAAGCCACCTTGTGTCTCCGTCCACAG GTGCAGTGGCTGCTGCAATCAAGAGGGAGTCACTTGCAGAAACACAACGACAGTATATGTGAATAAAACT GTCCTTAGTGTCATTCCATTTAACTTTGTACCAGAGCCTGTGCTAATAAAAGTAGCTAATCATACAGAGTGCAGGTGCATGGAGCCCGCCATAATACGACGTAATGCTCAGCCTCACAGGAGCAGTAG CTGCTCTCCAATGGGCCAGCTGTCAGAGGCACAGGACTCCAGAAGACTTTGTGCCAGTGGGTTCATTTGGGATTGTTCAACTGACAGATGCATACCTTACCCTTCCAGTacaccag AGTTTCCACTTAGTTCATGGATGCCCGACTGTGAGATAGACGTTGAGCGCTGTGACTGTCTTCCGAGACCTGGGCCAACGCTGGAACCAAGACCGATCCAACGCTGTCATCTCAACTCCTCCATCTGTGCCCACAGGCATCAACGTTTTGATCAAGCCTCCTGCAG ATGCAAATGGCCCAACTAG
- the vegfd gene encoding vascular endothelial growth factor D isoform X2 — protein MMTMKRTLCRISCLVTLVVELSWINVGHSMHREGGSRVMKQWERKVRSASSLDELLMLADFPDWKLWKCRLRLQQPETLSSPPSVGSHRSTRYAAESYSLEILKAIDEEWQRTQCMPRETCIDVAKELGTDPSMFFKPPCVSVHRCSGCCNQEGVTCRNTTTVYVNKTVLSVIPFNFVPEPVLIKVANHTECRCMEPAIIRRNAQPHRSTALQWASCQRHRTPEDFVPVGSFGIVQLTDAYLTLPVHQSFHLVHGCPTVR, from the exons ATGATGACGATGAAGCGGACTCTGTGCAGAATCTCCTGCTTGGTGACTCTGGTGGTGGAGCTGAGCTGGATAAACGTGGGCCACAGCATgcacagagagggaggaagcAGG GTAATGAAGCAGTGGGAGAGGAAGGTGCGGTCAGCCTCCAGCTTAGATGAGCTGCTGATGCTTGCAGACTTTCCTGATTGGAAGTTGTGGAAGTGTCGCCTGAGACTGCAGCAGCCAGAGACCCTCTCTTCTCCACCTTCAGTTGGCTCACACCGCTCTACACGCTACGCTGCCGAATCTTACAGCCTGGAGATTCTTAAAG CCATAGATGAAGAATGGCAGCGCACTCAGTGCATGCCAAGGGAAACGTGTATCGACGTGGCCAAGGAGCTGGGCACCGACCCCTCAATGTTCTTCAAGCCACCTTGTGTCTCCGTCCACAG GTGCAGTGGCTGCTGCAATCAAGAGGGAGTCACTTGCAGAAACACAACGACAGTATATGTGAATAAAACT GTCCTTAGTGTCATTCCATTTAACTTTGTACCAGAGCCTGTGCTAATAAAAGTAGCTAATCATACAGAGTGCAGGTGCATGGAGCCCGCCATAATACGACGTAATGCTCAGCCTCACAGGAGCA CTGCTCTCCAATGGGCCAGCTGTCAGAGGCACAGGACTCCAGAAGACTTTGTGCCAGTGGGTTCATTTGGGATTGTTCAACTGACAGATGCATACCTTACCCTTCCAGTacaccag AGTTTCCACTTAGTTCATGGATGCCCGACTGTGAGATAG